A window of the Anaerolineales bacterium genome harbors these coding sequences:
- a CDS encoding DUF488 domain-containing protein → MIRIKRVYTPAKTEDGPRFLVDRLWPRGIKKENLVIQAWFKQVAPSNELRQWYGHDPDKWCEFNERYFKELDDHPETWQPLLEAARMGDITLLFSTTELERNNAVSLRAYLEKQLKSVK, encoded by the coding sequence ATGATCAGAATAAAACGGGTGTATACCCCTGCCAAAACAGAAGATGGGCCGCGGTTCTTGGTGGATCGCCTGTGGCCAAGGGGTATCAAAAAGGAAAATTTAGTGATCCAGGCCTGGTTCAAACAAGTTGCCCCAAGCAATGAATTACGCCAATGGTATGGACACGACCCTGATAAGTGGTGTGAATTTAATGAGAGGTACTTCAAGGAACTGGATGATCATCCAGAAACCTGGCAACCTCTGCTTGAAGCCGCGCGAATGGGTGATATCACGCTGCTCTTTAGCACTACAGAGCTGGAGCGTAATAATGCCGTCTCCCTCAGAGCCTATCTCGAAAAACAGCTGAAATCAGTGAAGTAG